A part of Cannabis sativa cultivar Pink pepper isolate KNU-18-1 chromosome 6, ASM2916894v1, whole genome shotgun sequence genomic DNA contains:
- the LOC133039355 gene encoding uncharacterized protein LOC133039355, which yields MESGQEIQCLNKGTEIEERKDIPFLVFYNGKFDDRMNYENYEASGHYISANCNYEDLQQKLKDALECNQENTVLQLKYQVKEGYQPLRIKDDQSLHFYIQLKAKDPDFTTYPMCVNVINNPTTTIDATFFGNDNSLITHRSAFQPIEYNAATTEDSTNQQHIIEAKSWNLGKKVLTSWTMQNLWREEMVEQPENNEKKGTEITDYDELLITRSASSGNRRSTNIQRQRNNCAECAWFLCN from the exons atg gaatcaggacaggaaatacaatgcttgaacaaaggaacagagatagaa gaaaggaaagacattccattcctagtcttctacaatggaaaattcgatgatcgaatgaattatgaaaattatgaagccaGTGGACACTACATTTCTGCCAATTGTAACTATGAAGATTTGCAACAGAAACTCAAAGATGCCCTggaatgcaaccaagaaaacactgttttgcaactgaaatatcaagtgaaggaaggataccaaccattgaggataaaggatgatcaaagcctgcatttctacatacaactcAAGGCGAAAGACCccgacttcacaacatacccaatgtgtgtgaatgtcatcaacaacccaacaacaaccatcGATGCAACATTCTTTggaaatgacaattcattaattacacatagaagcgccttccaaccaatcgaatacaatgcagcaacaacagaagactcaacaaatcaacaacatatAATTGAAGCAAAGTCTTGGAATTTGGGgaagaaagttttgacttcatggactatgcaaaacttgtggcGAGAGGAAATGGTTGAGCAACCGGAAAACAACGAGAAAAAAGGAACCGAAATCACAGATTATGACGAACTACTAATCACGAGATCCGCATCATCCGgaaatagaagaagcacaaatatacaaagacaaagaaacaacTGCGCAGAGTGTGCttggtttctatgcaattag
- the LOC115725610 gene encoding 2-oxoglutarate-dependent dioxygenase 19 — translation MISTKSLSESSNLTSIPPTHITIPNNDQLAVLEHSQQLQIPIIDFSLLTSSDPDQRSKTIAELGKACQDWGFFMVINHGVRENLMSEVIEGCRGFFDLSEEEKVEFKGEHVLDPIRYGTSFNALVEKAFYWRDYLKVLVQFHHSHHFPHKPSGFSEIALEYLKKTREVAVMILEGISKSLELEENYIYKTLNLDSGLQVFVANLYPPCPQPELTMGMPPHSDHGLLTLLIQNGIGGLQIQHKGNWLNVNPIPNSFLVNTGDHLEILSNGKYKSVVHRAIVNNNETRISVGIANGPALEAVVSPASKLVESQSPAFVGMKYKDYMQLQQSNNLCVKSIMDSLRI, via the exons ATGATCTCAACCAAATCATTATCTGAATCATCTAACCTTACTTCAATTCCACCAACTCATATTACAATCCCAAATAATGATCAACTAGCAGTACTGGAACACTCACAACAACTACAAATTCCAATTATTGATTTCTCTCTCTTAACCTCTAGTGATCCAGATCAACGGTCCAAAACCATTGCTGAACTAGGCAAAGCATGTCAAGATTGGGGCTTctttatg GTGATCAATCATGGTGTGAGAGAGAATTTAATGAGTGAAGTGATAGAAGGGTGTAGAGGTTTCTTTGATCTGAGTGAAGAAGAGAAAGTTGAGTTTAAGGGTGAacatgttttggatccaattagGTATGGTACAAGCTTCAATGCATTGGTAGAGAAAGCTTTCTATTGGAGGGATTATCTTAAGGTTCTTGTTCAATTTCATCATTCTCATCATTTCCCTCACAAGCCATCTGGATTCAG TGAGATTGCATTAGAGTACCTGAAGAAAACAAGGGAAGTGGCTGTGATGATACTTGAAGGGATATCAAAGAGTTTAGAGTTAGAAGAGAATTACATATACAAAACACTGAATTTGGATTCAGGTTTACAAGTATTTGTAGCAAACCTATACCCACCATGTCCTCAGCCTGAGCTTACAATGGGAATGCCACCTCATTCAGACCATGGCCTCTTGACCCTTCTTATTCAAAATGGAATTGGTGGACTTCAAATTCAACATAAGGGTAATTGGCTCAATGTCAATCCCATTCCCAATTCCTTCTTGGTCAACACAGGAGACCACCTTGAG ATATTGAGTAATGGGAAGTACAAGAGTGTTGTTCATCGAGCCATAGTGAATAACAATGAGACAAGAATTTCAGTAGGCATAGCAAATGGACCAGCACTTGAGGCAGTTGTGAGCCCAGCATCAAAGCTGGTTGAAAGCCAATCACCAGCATTTGTTGGGATGAAATATAAGGATTATATGCAACTTCAACAGAGTAACAACCTTTGTGTGAAGTCAATCATGGATAGTCTTCGAATATAA